A genomic window from Paraburkholderia phytofirmans OLGA172 includes:
- a CDS encoding circularly permuted type 2 ATP-grasp protein → MAFQSTFPFEASAARADASSSLRLLPAYEGHWDELRDASGALREPWRQFFERLGEDGIARLEDHYASVAQQIRDNDISYNVYADNGEPRAWALDLLPFLISEAEWAHIERGVTQRAHLLNAIVADVYGPQTLLERGQLPPALVFGHPGYLRSVKGFTPPGGQYLQVVAVDLARTPDGDWTVMAHRTEAPSGLGYALENRLIVSTLFADPFRAMRVSRLAPTYSQLIATLAQAAQATMQHDRSGADGSTHIALLTPGPFSETYFEHVFLARYLGVTLVEGKDLTVRDDMLYLKTLAGLERVHVVLRRLDDAFCDPVELRADSSIGVPGLLQVMRAGNVIVSNVPGSGFVESPALHGFLPGIAEVLLDEDLVLPSVATWWCGEKAAREHAFGRLDEAFIVPTWPVAPRDAPPGIEQGRQRLSPWRERIEAMPDTYTIQQPLRFSCTPRYEDGTIGRRPSVLRVFAIADVDGGWHVMPGGFTRMAAERQATVSMQYGGSSVDTWVLSSQPTSTFTLLPSPMQPADLARKHRTVSSRAAENLFWAGRYGERAENNVRLLRLILGSLEGNDADAMFPTLVELAMHCGLVQSGDMFSPVSPPAFERALVANLSESTGVASIGQNLNYQARANGEVRGRLSNDHWRTILAARNDFRDALQTERNDRYDRVTLMNALERLSVQLSAISGAQGDRMTRDEAWRLLFVGRHIERVSAMTSFLRVIADNGQLAKPAGFDLLLQLFDSTLTYRSLYPGRFEVPALLDLLVIEPTNPRGIYGVYDRLRTKLDEIAVAAGSMRHRPFAELMLPADSLPTLESLCCIDENDSYADLMAVCDQIGGYVGAAAHEISARYFSHASTVASQVWS, encoded by the coding sequence TTGGCCTTTCAATCGACTTTTCCCTTCGAAGCGTCCGCGGCTCGCGCGGACGCTTCATCCTCATTGCGGCTGTTGCCCGCCTACGAAGGACATTGGGACGAGTTACGCGACGCCTCAGGCGCGTTGCGCGAACCGTGGCGGCAATTCTTCGAGCGGCTGGGCGAAGACGGCATCGCGCGATTGGAGGATCACTACGCCTCGGTCGCGCAGCAGATCCGCGACAACGACATCAGCTACAACGTCTATGCGGATAACGGCGAGCCGCGGGCCTGGGCGCTCGACCTGCTGCCATTCCTGATCAGCGAGGCCGAGTGGGCGCATATCGAGCGTGGCGTGACGCAGCGCGCGCATCTGCTCAATGCGATCGTCGCCGACGTCTATGGGCCGCAGACCTTGCTCGAACGTGGGCAGCTGCCGCCCGCGCTGGTGTTCGGGCATCCCGGTTATCTGCGCTCCGTGAAGGGCTTTACGCCGCCTGGCGGACAATATCTGCAGGTGGTTGCCGTCGATCTGGCGCGTACGCCCGACGGTGACTGGACCGTCATGGCGCATCGCACCGAGGCGCCTTCCGGCCTGGGTTATGCGCTGGAAAACCGGTTGATCGTGTCGACGCTGTTTGCCGATCCGTTCCGCGCGATGCGCGTGAGCCGCCTCGCGCCGACCTATTCGCAGCTGATTGCTACGCTCGCACAGGCCGCGCAGGCCACAATGCAGCACGACAGGTCGGGTGCCGATGGCTCGACGCATATCGCGTTGCTCACGCCCGGGCCATTTAGCGAGACCTACTTCGAGCACGTGTTTCTGGCGCGGTATCTCGGCGTCACGCTGGTCGAAGGCAAGGATCTGACCGTGCGCGACGACATGCTGTATCTGAAGACGCTCGCCGGTCTCGAACGGGTGCACGTCGTGCTGCGCCGTCTGGACGATGCGTTCTGCGATCCGGTCGAACTGCGCGCGGATTCGAGCATCGGCGTGCCGGGCCTGCTGCAGGTGATGCGCGCGGGCAATGTGATCGTGTCGAATGTGCCGGGTTCGGGCTTTGTCGAATCGCCGGCCTTGCATGGTTTTTTGCCGGGCATCGCCGAAGTGCTGCTCGATGAAGACCTTGTGCTGCCGAGCGTGGCGACGTGGTGGTGCGGCGAAAAGGCGGCGCGCGAGCACGCGTTCGGGCGTCTGGACGAAGCGTTCATTGTGCCGACCTGGCCGGTCGCGCCACGCGATGCGCCGCCCGGGATCGAACAGGGCAGGCAGCGGCTCTCGCCATGGCGTGAGCGCATCGAAGCGATGCCCGACACCTATACGATCCAGCAGCCGCTGCGCTTTTCCTGCACGCCGCGTTACGAAGACGGCACCATTGGCCGCCGTCCATCGGTGCTGCGCGTCTTTGCGATTGCCGACGTCGACGGGGGCTGGCATGTGATGCCCGGCGGCTTCACGCGGATGGCCGCCGAGCGTCAGGCGACGGTGTCGATGCAATACGGCGGCAGCAGTGTCGATACGTGGGTGTTGTCGAGTCAGCCGACCTCGACCTTCACGCTGCTGCCTTCGCCGATGCAACCCGCCGACCTCGCGCGCAAGCATCGCACCGTCTCGAGCCGCGCGGCTGAAAATCTGTTCTGGGCCGGACGTTATGGCGAACGCGCCGAAAACAACGTGCGGCTGTTGCGGCTGATTCTCGGCTCGCTGGAAGGCAACGACGCCGACGCGATGTTCCCGACGCTGGTCGAACTCGCCATGCATTGCGGTCTCGTGCAATCCGGCGATATGTTCTCGCCGGTTTCGCCGCCAGCATTCGAGCGCGCGCTGGTCGCGAATCTGAGCGAGAGCACCGGCGTTGCGAGCATTGGCCAGAACCTCAACTATCAGGCGCGTGCGAACGGCGAAGTGCGTGGGCGTTTGTCGAACGATCACTGGCGTACGATTCTCGCGGCGCGCAACGATTTCCGCGATGCACTGCAGACCGAGCGTAACGATCGTTATGACCGCGTGACGCTGATGAACGCGCTCGAACGCTTGTCGGTGCAACTGTCGGCGATCAGCGGCGCGCAAGGCGACCGCATGACTCGCGACGAAGCGTGGCGTCTGTTATTCGTCGGGCGGCACATCGAACGCGTGTCGGCGATGACATCGTTCTTGCGCGTGATCGCCGATAACGGCCAACTCGCGAAACCGGCCGGGTTCGATCTGCTGCTGCAATTGTTCGACAGCACGCTGACGTATCGCTCGCTGTATCCAGGCCGTTTCGAAGTGCCGGCTTTGCTCGATCTGCTGGTGATCGAGCCTACCAATCCGCGCGGAATCTACGGCGTCTATGACCGCCTGCGCACAAAACTCGACGAGATCGCCGTGGCCGCGGGCAGCATGCGGCATCGTCCGTTTGCGGAATTGATGCTGCCTGCCGATTCGTTGCCGACGCTCGAATCGCTGTGTTGCATCGACGAAAACGATTCATACGCCGACCTGATGGCGGTGTGCGATCAGATCGGCGGTTATGTCGGCGCGGCGGCGCATGAGATCAGCGCACGCTATTTCAGTCATGCCAGTACGGTGGCTTCGCAGGTTTGGTCATGA